In Deltaproteobacteria bacterium, one genomic interval encodes:
- a CDS encoding M23 family metallopeptidase — MSSPYGTRQRPSGRRFHYGIDIAARVGEPVRAVLPGVVTHATANGARGFGGYGHTVVLRHAGGFWTLHAHLSRLGVEVGQVVQAGDVVGYVGQTDGRDGRPGTFGVPPHLHFEVRTRSLPAAYGDGNHDPVPWLEALGIGVGSDRRFRIIPGSFADCGAARPTVVAPTPAPAPPPAPSPPVAATPAPPATPPTPTPSPPAPAPQQPPVIAPPAPSPAPTWTLPPLPPLWPSWPLPAPPVTAPSPPPPPARRRRSPVPGLAVAAIGTFVTFAVLAARGFR; from the coding sequence GTGTCGTCACCCTACGGGACGCGCCAGCGCCCGAGCGGCCGGCGCTTCCACTACGGGATCGACATCGCCGCGCGCGTGGGCGAGCCCGTGCGCGCCGTCCTTCCTGGCGTCGTCACGCACGCGACGGCGAACGGCGCCCGCGGCTTCGGCGGCTACGGGCACACGGTCGTGCTCCGACACGCGGGCGGCTTCTGGACGCTCCACGCGCACCTGAGCCGTCTCGGCGTCGAGGTCGGCCAGGTCGTGCAGGCCGGCGACGTCGTCGGCTACGTCGGGCAGACCGACGGCCGCGACGGTCGCCCCGGCACCTTCGGTGTCCCGCCGCATCTGCACTTCGAGGTCCGCACGCGCTCGCTCCCCGCCGCGTACGGTGACGGCAACCACGACCCGGTCCCGTGGCTCGAAGCGCTCGGCATCGGCGTCGGCTCCGATCGTCGCTTCCGCATCATCCCGGGCTCGTTCGCCGACTGCGGCGCCGCGAGGCCGACCGTCGTGGCTCCCACGCCCGCACCGGCCCCTCCGCCAGCGCCCTCCCCTCCCGTGGCCGCGACACCCGCACCGCCGGCAACACCTCCGACCCCGACGCCCTCGCCTCCGGCACCAGCACCGCAGCAGCCGCCCGTGATCGCCCCGCCAGCGCCCTCACCTGCTCCGACGTGGACGCTCCCGCCCCTGCCGCCGCTCTGGCCTTCCTGGCCCCTTCCCGCGCCTCCCGTGACGGCGCCCTCCCCGCCCCCTCCACCGGCGCGTCGCCGTCGCTCGCCCGTGCCCGGTCTCGCCGTCGCCGCGATCGGGACGTTCGTCACCTTCGCCGTGCTCGCTGCGCGAGGCTTCCGATGA